Genomic window (Palaemon carinicauda isolate YSFRI2023 chromosome 42, ASM3689809v2, whole genome shotgun sequence):
ATGGTTCATGAAGTCGAATAAGTAAACATactaataaatttttaaaaagaagAATGTCCAAGGGATTGCCAGATATTTCCGCCTGCGATTGGTCCAGCCTTTCATGTAGTCAGGTTTTCCAGATGGTGAATCTGAAGGACTTTTGTACAATTCTGAGGTCCCTAAACTAATTCTGGAGATTCCTGGGATTCCGATGATTCGGCTTGGCCTGATTCTGATCCGAGAgctgtaaaaggaaaactattagcATTCTTTGGGCTGGCTCCGCCTCCGAAGAGAGTTCGATCTAAGATGAGACAGGGTTCTCCAAGTGAACATTTTGTAAAGGAAAGGTATTAAATAAAGAAAGTGAATTATAAGTGATCATGAAGTGTGAAACCTTTCTccaaaatgataataatgctattatAACTAAGCGCATAATGATCAGATTTGAAAATTTATAAGAAGGAGAATGTCCAAATGTCCAAGGGATTAACAGATATTTCCACCTGCGATCGGCCAAGTTCATGTAGTCAAGTTTTCCAGAGGAAGAAACTGAAGGACTTTTCTACGATTGTGAGGTCCCTCACCTGATTCCGAAGATTCCGAGGATTCCGAGGATTCAGCTTGGCCTGATTCTGATCCAAGAGCTGTAGAAGGAAAACTATTAGCATTCTGTGGGTTAGCTCAGCCTCTGAAGAGAGTTCGATCTAAGATGAGACAGGGTTCTCCTAGTGAACATTTTGTAAAGGAAaggtattaaataaaaaaagtgaaTGATAAGTAATCATGAAGTTTGAAACCTTTCTTCAAAAGGACAATAATGCTATTATTACTAAGCACATAACTTCAGATTTGAAAATTTATAAGTAGGAGAATGTCCAAGGGATTGCCAGATATTTCTGCATGGGATCGGTCAAGCCTTTCATGTTGTCAGGTTTTCCAGAAAAAGAATCTGAAGGACTTTTCTACAATTCTGAGGTAACTAAACTGATTCCGAAGATTCCTATGACTCCGATGATTCAGCTTGGCCTGATTCCGATCAGAGTGCTGTAAAAGGACAACTAACAATATTCTTTGGGTTGGCTCAGCCTCTAAAGGGAGTTCGATCTAAGATGAGACAGGGTTCTCCTAGTGAACATTATGTAAAGGAAAGGTATTAAATAAAGAAAGTGAATGATAAGTAATCATGAAGTATGAAACCTTTCTTCAAAAAGATAATAAAGCTATTAAAACTAAGCTCATAATGATCAGATTTGAAAATTTATAAGGAGATTGTCCAAATGTCCAAGGTATTGCCAGATATTTCCGTCTGCTATCGGCCAAGCCTTACATGTAGTCAGGTTTTCCAGAGGAAGGATCTGAAGAACTTTTCTACAATTCTGAGGTCACAAACCTGATTCCAAAGATTCCGAGGATTCTGATGATTCAGTTTGGCCTGATTCTGATCCCAGAGCTGTAAAAAGAAAACAATTAGTATTCTTTGGGTTGGCTCAGCCTCTGAAGAGAGTTCGATCTAAGATGAGACAGGGTTCTCCTAGTGAATATTTTGTAAAGGAAAGGTATTATATAAAGAAAGTGAGTGATAAGTAATTATAAAGTTTGAAACCCTTCTTTTCAAAAAGATAATAATGCTATTATAATTGAGCGCATAATGATCAGATTTGAAAATTTATAAGAAGAATGTCCAAATGTCAAAGTGATTGCCAGATATTTCCGCCTGCGATCGGCCAAAGCTTTCATGTAGTCAGGTTTTCCAGAGGAATAATCTGAAGGACTTTTCTACAATACTGAGGTAACTAACCTGACTCCGAGGATTCTGATGATTCAGCTTGGCCTGATTCTGATCCGGGAgctgtaaaaggaaaactattagtaATCTTTAGGTCGGTTCAGCCTCTGAAGAGAGTTCGATCTAAGATGAGACAGGGTTCTCCTAGTGaacattttgtaaagaaaatgaattaaatagAGAAAGTGAATGATAAGTAATCATAAAGTGTGAAACCTTCCTCCAAAAGGATAATAATGCTATTATAACTAAGCGCATAATGATCAGATTTGAAAATTTATAAGAAGGAGAATGTCCAAATGTCTAAAGGATAACCAAATATTTCCGCCTGCGATTGGCCAAGCCTTTCATATAGTCATGTTTTCCACAGAATTAATCTGAAGGACTTTTCTACTATTCTGAGGTAACTAACCTGATTCCGAAGATTCCGAGGATTCCGATGATTCAGCTTGGCCTAATTCTGATCCGAAagctgttaaaggaaaatattagtaTTCTTTGGGTTGGCTCAGCCTCTTAAGAGAGTTCGATCTAAGATGAGACAGGGTTCTCATAGTGAACATTTTGTAAAGGAAAGgtattatataaaaaaagtgaatgataagtaatcataaagtgtgaaacctttcttcaaaaaaataataattctaatataacTAAGCACATAATGATCAGATTCGAAAATTTATAAGAAGGAGAAAGTCCAAATGTCTGAGGGATTGCCAGATATTTCCGCCTGCTATCGGCCAAGCCTTACATGTAATCGGGATTTCCAGAGGAAGGATCTGAATGACTTTTCTACAATTCTGAGGTCCCAAACCTGACTTCAAAGATTTCGAGGATTCCGATGATTTTGTTTGGCCTGATTCTGATCCGAGAcctgtaaaaggaaaactattagtaTTCTTTGGGTTGGCTCAGCCTCTTAAAAGAGTTCAATCAAAGTTGAGACAGGGTTCTCCTAGTGAACATTTTGTAAAGGAAAGGTATTATATGAAGAAAGTGAATGATAAGTAATCATAAAGTGTGAAACCTTTCTTCAAAAAAATAATAGTGCTAATATAACTAAGCACATAATGATCAGATTCGAAAATTTATAAGAAGGAGAAAGTCCAAATGTCTGAGGGATTGCCAGATATTTCCGCCTGCTATCGGCCAAGCCTTACATGTAATGTGGATTTCCAGAGGAAGGATCTGAAGGACTTTTCTACAATTTTTAGGTCCCGAACCTGACTCCAAAGATCCGGAGGATTCCGATGATTCAGTTTGGCCTGATTCTGATCCGAGAcctgtaaaaggaaaactattagtaTTCTTTGGGTTGGCTCAGCCTCTTAAGAAAGTTTAATCTAAGATGAGATAGGGTTCTCCAAGTGAAAATTTTGTAAAGGAAAGGTATTAAATAAAGAAAGTGAATGATAAGTAATCATAAAGTGTGAAACCTTTCTTCAAAAAGACAATAATGCTACTATAACTAAGCGCATAATGATCAAATTTGGAAATTTATAAGGAGAATGTCCAAATATCAAAGGGATTGCCAGATATTTCTGCCTGCGATCGGCCAAGCCTTTCATGTAGTCAGGTTTTCCAGAGGAAGGATCTGAGGACTTTTCTACAATTCTGAGGTCCCAAACCTGATTCCGAAGATTTCGAGGATTCTGATGATTCAGCTTCGGCCGATTCTGATCCGAGAcctgtaaaaggaaaactattagtaTTCTTTGGGTTGGTTCAGCCTCTGAAGACAGTTCAATCTAAGATGAGACAGGGTTCTCCTAGTGAACATTTTGTAAAGGAAAGGTATTAAATAAAGAAAGTGAATGATAAGTAATCATAAAGTGTGAAACCTTTCTTCAAAAAGACAATAATACTATTATAACTAAGCGCATAATGATCAGATTTGGAAATTTATAAGAAGGAAAATATCCAAATATCAAAGGGATTGGCAGACATTTCTGCCTGCGATCGGCCAAGCCTTTCATGTTGTCAGGTTTTCCTGAGGAAGGATCTGAAGGACTTTTCAACAATTTTGAGGTCCCAAACCTGATTCCGAAGATTTCGAGGATTCCGATGATTCAGCTTCGCCCGATTCTGATCCGAGAgctgtaaaaagaaaactattagtATTCTTTGGGTTGGCTCAGCCTCTGAAGAGAGTTCGATCTAAGATGAGACAGGGTTCTCCTAGTGAACATTTTGTAAAGGAAAGGTATTAAATAAAGTGAATGATAAGTAATCATAAAGTGTGAAACCTTTCTTCAAAAAGACAATAATGCTATTATAAGTAAGCGCATAATGATCAGATTTGGAAATTTATAAGAAAGAGAATGTCCAAATATCAAAAGGATTGACAGATATTTCTTCTTGCGATCGGCCGAGCCTTTCATGTAGTCAGGTTTTCCAGAGGAAGGATCTGAAGGACTTTTCTACAATTTTGAGGTCCCAAACCTGATTCCGAAGATTTCGAGGATTCCGATGATTCAGCTTCGCCCGATTCTGATCCGAGAGCTGTAAAAAGAAAGCTATTAGTATTCTTTGGGTTGGCTCAGCCTCTGAAGAGAGTTCGATCTAAGATGAGACAGGGTTCTCTTAGTGAACGTTTTGCAAAGGAAAGGTATTAAATAAAGAAAGCGAAGATAAGTAATCATAAAGTGTGAAACCTTTTTTCAAAAAGACAAACGATGCTATTATAAACAAGCGCATAATGATCAGAATTGAAGAATCATAAGAAGGAGAATGTCCAAATGTCCAAAGGATTGCCAGATATTTCCGCTTGTGATCGTCCAAGCCTTACGTGTATTCAGGTTTTCCAGAGGAAGAATGAAAAGGACTTTTGCTACAATTTTGAGGTCACTAACCTGATTCCGAAGATTCCAATGATTCCGGTGATTCAGCTTGGTCTGATTCTGATCCGAGAgctgtaaaaggaaaactattagtaTTCTTTGGGTTGACTCAGCCTCTGAAAAGAGTTTGATCTAAGATGAACATTTTGTAAAGGAAAGGTATCAAATAAAACTAAATTCCTTTGGAATCTCTATTACATTATATTTTAGATACTATCATTAAATATGAAATCCTCAGATGTATAAGGAAAATCCTTGAAAGTGAATGGAACTACTTCtataagatataatataaaaaCCTGTAGCAGGCATCAGTTGATCAGTTGGGAAGTACATATAAATTATTGAGTAGAGAACAATTATCTGACATTCTAATCTTATTCTTGTAATCCCTTTTTCATAACTagacatatatttgcatattttgaaatatagATTTCACAATTGACCACTGCATGATTAACGAGCCCATATGAGGCTAAGTGACTTACAAGGGTGACAACAGCTACAACTGGTACCAGCGCACAGAGTTGAATCAATGACGTCAGGGCATACTTCACCAGCAAGTTTATTGTAGCAGTAACCACCTACATCGGTGCACAAGGTTTCGTTTGCACACACTGCGAATTCTTCAAGAACGGTTCATTTAATTTAGTAGATCAAATACTAAAAGATAACACTCTGAATGTGTTTGTGAATTGAATGACCATTATAATGATACAATACAACAGTAAACACAAAGATCTCTAAATATCCAATAGGTATTAAATATGATAGACAAATCCTCCCTTGGAAAGAAGTGAGCATGTTTTATGTAATATGAATCTAGATTTTAGTCGTCTGAAAAAGATCGGTTATAACTTGGGCGAGAGCACTCCAGATTTTCCAATACAAACTTCCAGAGGAAGAATCTGAAGGacttttttttacaattctgaGGTCACTAACCTGATTCCGAAGATTCCAATGATTCCAGTGATTCAGCTCTGTCTGATTCTGATCCGAGAgctgtaaaaggaaaactattagtaTTCTTTGGGTTGACTCAGCCTCTGAAAAGAGTTTCATCTTAGATGAACATTTTGTAAAGGAAAGGTATCAAATAAAACTAAATTCCTTTGGAATCTCTATTACATTATATTTTAGATACTATCATTAAATATGGAATCCTCAGATGTATAAGGAAAATCATTGGAAATGTATAGAACTACTTCTATTATCTTATAGAGCATTTTTACTCAAGTAGTGAAAGTGGCAGTCTGTGATATATTTCCAAAGTATTGCAACGCATGGAGAAAGTTACCTTTAGCCTGTGGGTTACAAAGTACAGATGGTAAATTACATAGGAATTTGTACTTATAGGTCTTACTTCATCCAAATTTTTAAACCTACGGAACGATTCACAGCAAAGCCTCATCACCTGTCCCAAGCATTTCTTCCAAATATCTGTTTTCATCAAATTTGTGTCTATCATTGAAAGAGGGAGCCCATGTAATATATCAAACGTAAAGGGAGAAAAGAAAATGAGGAGTTACGCCTTGATTTCCATGTCAAACATTACTGATATATAATAATAGAAAGCACCAGAGAAAGTGAAGTATGCATCAGCATTGGAAAACTATATAATTCTGAGATAGAATAATAATTCAATATTGGaagaggacattattattattattattattattattattattatcattacttgctaagctacaaccctaatcaaaacagcagggtgctataagcccaagggctccaacagggaaaatagcccagtgaagaaaggaaataaataaactacaagagacgtaaatAACAATTAGATAAAAGAGTAACCAAAAAAGaaattcgtatataaactataaaaacttcaaataacaagaggaaaagaaataagatagaatagtgtgcctgagtgtaccatcaagcaagataactctaatccaagacagtggaaggccatggcactatggcactacccaagactagaaaacaatgttttgattttcgcgtgtccttctcctagaagagctgctttccatagttaaagagtctcttctacccttccaacgaaaaaagtagccactgagcaactaGAGTGCAGTAGTTGTTAatctcttgagtgaagaaaaattgtttggtaatccatgtgttatcagatgtatgaggatagaggagaatgtgtaaagtataGACCAGAATATGCATTGCATgtgtaggcaaatagaaaatgcaccgtaaccagagagaaagatccaatgtagcactgtctggccagtcaatggaccccacacatctctagcggtagtatctgaacgggtggctgatgccctgcccaacctactactgtacctactacattaaaataatctttgttCT
Coding sequences:
- the LOC137633063 gene encoding sericin-2-like, giving the protein MKTFITLLIFALSLQANGNPALGSESDRAESLESLESSESEFAVCANETLCTDVGGYCYNKLAGEVCPDVIDSTLCAGTSCSCCHPSLGSESDQAESPESLESSESALGSESGEAESSESSKSSESGLGPQNSLGSESGEAESSESSKSSESGLGSESAEAESSESSKSSESGLGSESGQTESSESSGSLESGSGPKNCRKVLQILPLEIHITCLGSESGQTKSSESSKSLKSGLGPQNCRKVIQILPLEIPITSFGSELGQAESSESSESSESAPGSESGQAESSESSESALGSESGQTESSESSESLESALGSESGQAESSESSESSESDRTLFGGGASPKNANSFPFTALGSESGQAESSESQESPELV